Proteins found in one Novipirellula artificiosorum genomic segment:
- a CDS encoding AAA family ATPase has protein sequence MSVVTENETHTALQAMRDQLGRVLLGKSDQIEMVIACLLAQGHLLLDDLPGTGKTTLAKALAECLGGRLSRIQCTPDLLPTDVTGFNMFNQKTREFEFHAGPVFADVLLADELNRTTPRTQSALLEAMAERQVTIDAVPYPLSETFFVIATQNPIDSHGAYPLPEAQLDRFTIKLQIGYPDRAAQLGILENASRAVGPDKETHSSLPLAELRRMQQHVQTVTVHPRVREYLVDLVDATREDVSIQLGVSPRGMLHWQRIAQAWAVLQGRDFVTPSDVAKVAHPVLTVRLLTTTDDVDSVVDRIMKQVPAPEYK, from the coding sequence ATGAGTGTGGTAACGGAAAACGAAACGCATACGGCGCTACAGGCCATGCGTGACCAACTCGGTCGCGTGCTGTTGGGCAAGTCGGACCAAATCGAAATGGTGATCGCGTGTTTGCTCGCGCAGGGTCACTTGTTGCTCGACGATTTGCCGGGCACTGGGAAGACGACGCTCGCCAAAGCCCTCGCCGAGTGCCTCGGTGGTCGGCTGTCACGGATTCAGTGCACGCCCGATTTGCTGCCTACCGATGTGACCGGTTTCAATATGTTCAACCAGAAGACTCGTGAATTCGAGTTCCACGCCGGGCCGGTATTCGCCGACGTGCTGCTGGCAGACGAGCTCAACCGTACGACTCCGCGCACACAGAGTGCATTGCTCGAAGCGATGGCTGAGCGGCAAGTCACGATTGACGCGGTTCCCTATCCTTTGTCCGAAACGTTTTTCGTCATCGCCACACAGAACCCGATCGATTCTCACGGCGCCTATCCCTTGCCGGAAGCTCAACTGGATCGGTTCACGATCAAGCTGCAAATTGGCTATCCCGACCGTGCGGCTCAGCTTGGCATTTTGGAAAACGCTTCGCGGGCGGTTGGCCCCGACAAAGAGACTCATAGCTCGCTACCGCTGGCTGAATTGCGTCGGATGCAGCAACACGTACAGACGGTCACCGTTCATCCTCGAGTTCGCGAATACTTGGTCGATTTGGTCGATGCGACACGCGAAGATGTGTCCATTCAACTCGGCGTCAGCCCCCGAGGCATGTTGCACTGGCAGCGGATCGCTCAAGCCTGGGCAGTCCTGCAAGGCCGCGACTTCGTGACGCCGAGTGACGTCGCCAAAGTCGCTCATCCCGTCTTGACGGTTCGACTGCTAACCACGACGGACGATGTTGATTCCGTCGTTGACCGCATCATGAAACAAGTCCCTGCACCGGAATACAAATGA
- a CDS encoding transglutaminase-like domain-containing protein translates to MPTSPRKRIETILLAILAIVSVLPLRFFVESRFWFLAEMGTLAFLFCVAEVAKTFGHETRKPKRLASSATVALATTPIAFAVFARMFGSPIAFEMSGLSTFGAMSLAIAMAATSERNQAMSLVASGFLVLFATSISDDTRAVWVAVLWMSGCVWHLVANHWEKLDVCLAESVRPAVGIRPASVLAATVLCIIGGLVVRDRFGGSNRMAFGFMPTSGGSKWSDSAARSGIGTGDAAIAAKDHAESFGAVESEIFLESTESTLFDMANDMFGEPKKKNKWERRQAMGSDNVIPMHERASKSEQGGSSFSIDRMQPKKHHHFDDATSDAVLQWDGPTGIRLAMERYDAFDGVDWTNSADHSIEELNQQEIDQHVWFFDPKLQSKAISDSDSVSVNLLKVLRLDSTRFPSPMMTAGLHIKDVNRQDFFGIKNDGSLFMPGREKIPQLTVVNLASINVMEDELVELKSDPASGQRRSGFFDFTRPRGESASQGRSGHTQPSPAATASDLPASGSVNGDARSPYEQLQSIVNYLRTEFTFDRSSENTVDGFLKTRRGGDHLFATVAALKAREIGLQSRLVTGFYVRPDSFEISAGHANITPNDVHAWVEIKLDDGRWFEIEPTPGYQQPVYTPSWWLVRKRFAAAHWIHGLLALAICGLLYRTRLVWAEWLLGGIWSLSRWLRPKYQIGLAMRIVETRARLLGSARPQGKPQRDWLESLVNRDVQLQDHVKQFCDVADQAIFGGSGPIDRRRLSSVVRKLNTKQLKLATREATA, encoded by the coding sequence ATGCCGACGTCGCCGCGTAAACGAATCGAGACCATTCTGCTGGCGATCCTTGCGATCGTGTCGGTCCTGCCATTGCGGTTCTTTGTGGAGTCGCGGTTCTGGTTTTTGGCCGAGATGGGAACTTTGGCTTTCCTGTTCTGTGTAGCGGAAGTCGCCAAGACCTTTGGTCATGAAACGCGGAAGCCGAAACGATTGGCGAGTTCTGCTACGGTCGCGCTGGCGACGACGCCGATCGCATTTGCGGTTTTTGCCCGCATGTTCGGTTCGCCGATTGCATTTGAAATGTCGGGATTATCGACCTTTGGTGCGATGTCGCTGGCGATCGCGATGGCGGCAACGTCCGAACGCAACCAAGCGATGTCGCTAGTCGCCAGCGGATTCTTGGTTCTATTCGCCACATCGATTTCCGATGACACGCGAGCCGTCTGGGTGGCCGTGCTTTGGATGAGCGGCTGTGTTTGGCATTTGGTCGCCAATCACTGGGAAAAACTCGATGTCTGCTTGGCCGAGTCGGTGCGTCCGGCGGTCGGCATTCGCCCGGCCAGCGTGCTGGCGGCGACTGTGCTGTGCATCATCGGTGGCCTAGTCGTCCGTGATCGTTTTGGCGGCTCCAATCGGATGGCTTTCGGGTTCATGCCGACCAGCGGCGGATCGAAGTGGTCGGACTCTGCGGCACGCAGTGGCATCGGAACCGGCGACGCAGCAATCGCAGCGAAGGATCACGCTGAATCATTCGGTGCGGTCGAATCCGAGATCTTTTTGGAGTCTACCGAATCGACGTTGTTCGACATGGCCAACGACATGTTCGGGGAACCAAAAAAGAAGAACAAATGGGAGCGTCGCCAGGCGATGGGCAGCGACAACGTGATCCCGATGCACGAGCGGGCCTCCAAATCGGAACAAGGCGGATCATCGTTCAGCATCGATCGCATGCAGCCTAAGAAACACCATCATTTCGACGATGCCACCAGCGACGCGGTATTGCAGTGGGACGGACCAACCGGAATCCGACTCGCGATGGAACGATACGATGCCTTCGATGGAGTGGACTGGACAAACTCGGCGGACCATTCCATCGAAGAACTTAACCAACAAGAGATTGACCAGCATGTTTGGTTCTTTGATCCCAAGCTGCAATCCAAAGCCATTTCCGACAGTGACTCGGTGTCGGTCAATTTGCTGAAAGTGCTGCGGCTCGATTCGACTCGATTCCCATCTCCGATGATGACAGCGGGACTGCATATCAAGGATGTGAATCGTCAAGATTTCTTCGGCATCAAGAACGACGGATCGCTGTTCATGCCCGGACGCGAAAAGATTCCGCAGTTGACGGTCGTGAACTTGGCTTCGATCAATGTGATGGAGGACGAGCTGGTTGAGCTGAAGTCTGACCCTGCCTCCGGGCAACGCCGTAGCGGATTTTTTGATTTCACTCGCCCTCGGGGAGAGTCGGCCTCTCAGGGCCGGAGCGGGCACACGCAACCCTCCCCGGCCGCTACCGCGTCCGACCTTCCCGCAAGCGGGAGTGTGAATGGGGACGCTAGGTCGCCCTACGAGCAACTGCAATCCATCGTCAACTATTTGCGAACGGAATTCACTTTCGATCGTAGCAGCGAAAATACAGTGGACGGGTTCTTGAAAACTCGACGTGGGGGCGATCACCTGTTTGCGACCGTCGCCGCATTGAAAGCTCGCGAAATTGGACTCCAATCGCGACTGGTCACCGGCTTCTACGTTCGCCCCGACTCATTCGAAATTTCCGCTGGGCATGCCAACATCACGCCAAATGACGTTCACGCTTGGGTCGAAATCAAACTTGACGACGGAAGATGGTTCGAGATCGAACCGACGCCAGGATATCAACAGCCGGTTTACACGCCTTCGTGGTGGCTGGTCCGCAAGCGGTTTGCTGCGGCGCATTGGATTCACGGACTGCTTGCACTCGCAATCTGTGGACTGCTCTATCGGACGCGGCTGGTCTGGGCCGAGTGGTTATTGGGGGGCATCTGGTCGCTGTCACGATGGCTGCGACCGAAGTATCAAATCGGACTTGCCATGCGTATCGTGGAAACTCGAGCCAGACTGCTTGGCAGTGCTCGACCGCAGGGAAAACCGCAACGGGATTGGTTGGAGTCCTTGGTCAACCGCGATGTCCAGCTGCAAGATCATGTAAAGCAATTCTGTGATGTGGCCGATCAAGCGATCTTTGGCGGAAGCGGACCGATCGACCGTCGCCGACTCAGCTCGGTTGTTCGAAAACTGAACACAAAACAACTAAAACTAGCAACACGGGAAGCGACGGCATGA
- a CDS encoding DUF58 domain-containing protein, with amino-acid sequence MAIAHEVPRLASWLSRVMTTDFCPWANRFLYWLKEPIGWFVLATAVSVMVGLYLSPIGWTLAASLSAIMVVGMAWPLVAVYVTTCELRPEVDRVHEDAPCRIVVSVRNRVPVPVWGLAVEGYLDCEGDELLPTVGLACVPPLCISEFGITVKPPLRGHYPIQTPRVACSFPFGIWTARRKLTTTESLTVWPKVFPVQGVCPIVGLTPADHGDGNRGGRSGDFVGVRAYRRGDSAKHINWVASARVDTLVVTERGGPQSVELDVFIDTRIQSAAGRIERQRGAGDQRAFSPRLGSTLLDREGERRNLAERMRMAASVLINLHQSGVPMRVTVGSKRLRLAQGVKGRRQILDALADVPADGKDSSIQPEQSSKHATIEFLSDSQGREVVRLVDPHGGRRAGGLSLTKLIASGETLTDQVREFWTEVRDADVAA; translated from the coding sequence ATGGCGATTGCCCATGAAGTGCCTAGATTGGCGAGTTGGTTGTCTCGCGTGATGACGACCGACTTTTGCCCCTGGGCGAATCGTTTTCTTTACTGGCTCAAAGAACCCATCGGCTGGTTCGTGCTGGCGACGGCTGTAAGCGTCATGGTCGGGCTCTATCTAAGCCCGATCGGTTGGACACTGGCGGCATCGCTGTCCGCGATCATGGTCGTCGGCATGGCTTGGCCGCTGGTGGCGGTGTACGTCACGACGTGTGAGTTGCGCCCCGAGGTTGACCGCGTTCACGAAGACGCCCCATGCCGGATCGTCGTTTCGGTTCGCAATCGAGTTCCTGTTCCCGTTTGGGGCTTGGCTGTCGAAGGCTATCTGGATTGCGAAGGGGATGAGCTGCTTCCGACAGTCGGACTGGCTTGCGTTCCGCCGTTGTGCATCAGTGAATTCGGCATCACGGTGAAGCCGCCGCTAAGGGGACATTACCCTATTCAAACACCGCGAGTTGCCTGCTCTTTTCCCTTCGGCATTTGGACGGCGCGTCGCAAGTTAACGACGACAGAATCATTGACGGTTTGGCCGAAAGTATTCCCTGTGCAAGGTGTCTGCCCAATCGTCGGTCTGACCCCTGCGGATCATGGCGACGGAAATCGGGGTGGCCGTAGCGGCGACTTTGTTGGCGTGCGAGCGTACCGTCGCGGCGACTCGGCGAAACACATCAACTGGGTCGCGTCTGCAAGAGTAGACACGTTGGTCGTTACCGAACGCGGCGGTCCCCAATCGGTGGAGTTGGATGTCTTCATTGACACGCGCATTCAGTCTGCCGCTGGGAGAATCGAGCGTCAGCGAGGAGCGGGCGACCAAAGAGCTTTCTCCCCTCGCTTAGGATCAACCCTTCTTGATAGGGAGGGTGAAAGGAGAAACCTGGCCGAGCGCATGCGCATGGCGGCCAGCGTCCTGATCAACCTGCATCAATCGGGCGTGCCGATGCGAGTGACGGTCGGATCAAAGCGTCTGCGTCTGGCACAGGGCGTCAAAGGTAGGCGTCAGATTCTGGATGCACTCGCGGATGTTCCGGCCGATGGCAAGGACTCGTCAATCCAGCCTGAACAGTCCAGTAAACATGCAACGATCGAATTCTTGAGCGACTCGCAAGGGCGTGAAGTGGTTCGCCTGGTTGATCCGCATGGCGGACGCCGAGCCGGCGGACTATCGCTGACGAAGTTGATCGCGTCGGGCGAGACGCTTACGGATCAAGTTCGCGAATTTTGGACGGAGGTGCGAGATGCCGACGTCGCCGCGTAA
- a CDS encoding DUF2946 family protein, with the protein METDPLTSLRVLTVYLTLATLLFGNAAGWVHFGCSRHHADCRPSASVAASKSAQYDHRGHRCCDHDHGSSCHAKSPEKSESTTDESESESPASEHDSNECAVCQSFFASRHAVMLFDAAGVIESLAVAGDVVFVRDVFAPSHHSSSHTVRGPPSV; encoded by the coding sequence TTGGAAACTGATCCTTTGACGTCGCTCCGAGTCCTAACCGTTTACTTGACTCTAGCAACATTGCTGTTTGGCAATGCGGCGGGTTGGGTTCACTTTGGATGCTCCCGCCATCACGCGGATTGCCGTCCAAGTGCCTCGGTGGCTGCCAGCAAATCGGCCCAGTACGACCATCGCGGTCATCGCTGCTGCGATCACGATCACGGCAGTTCTTGCCATGCCAAGTCGCCGGAGAAATCGGAATCAACAACCGACGAATCTGAGTCGGAATCGCCGGCCAGCGAACACGATTCGAACGAATGTGCGGTTTGCCAAAGCTTCTTTGCTTCGCGTCATGCGGTGATGCTGTTTGATGCCGCTGGCGTCATTGAATCGCTGGCCGTTGCCGGTGATGTCGTGTTCGTACGGGATGTGTTCGCACCGAGCCATCACTCCTCCAGCCACACGGTACGGGGACCGCCGAGCGTTTAA
- a CDS encoding DUF2946 family protein, translated as MSSLIRPILASLLCGVIVLGHAPVWLHVGHCEHHAHVQSGVASDKTASVVIYSHVCQHHAPPQETAKTVSDTHDAPVSGGQHDHDSDTCVICQSLASPGGVTWELLVSLPFEIISSPVFVAPEPVLAATLLSIPQPRGPPVVA; from the coding sequence ATGTCTTCGTTGATCAGACCTATTCTAGCTAGCCTGCTGTGCGGCGTGATCGTTCTCGGTCATGCTCCTGTCTGGCTGCACGTGGGTCACTGCGAACATCATGCTCATGTCCAATCCGGCGTAGCGTCTGACAAGACAGCTTCCGTCGTGATTTATTCGCATGTCTGTCAGCACCACGCACCGCCGCAGGAAACCGCCAAGACGGTTTCTGACACGCACGATGCTCCTGTTTCGGGCGGTCAGCACGATCACGATTCCGACACGTGTGTGATTTGCCAGTCGTTGGCGAGTCCGGGTGGTGTGACTTGGGAATTGCTGGTTTCACTCCCGTTCGAGATTATTTCCAGCCCGGTCTTTGTTGCCCCTGAACCCGTTCTTGCGGCAACTCTTCTTTCGATCCCGCAGCCGCGCGGGCCACCGGTCGTCGCGTAA
- a CDS encoding class III signal peptide-containing protein produces MRKFLNNKKGQGLVEYGLIIAGVALICAAAISVFGHKTSDLIASVSAILPGAHADDNGPLVSGKLIETTGADTGAIALDAATIVGNTDTGRLDNNVFGATTAAGGDGFGGLILEP; encoded by the coding sequence ATGCGTAAGTTTTTGAACAACAAGAAGGGCCAAGGCCTGGTTGAGTACGGTCTGATCATCGCCGGCGTGGCATTGATCTGCGCTGCAGCGATTTCCGTCTTCGGTCACAAGACCAGCGACTTGATCGCATCTGTGTCGGCAATTCTCCCGGGGGCGCACGCCGATGATAACGGACCTTTGGTCAGCGGCAAACTGATCGAAACGACTGGTGCGGATACGGGCGCAATCGCCTTGGACGCTGCAACGATTGTTGGCAACACCGACACCGGTCGTTTGGACAATAACGTCTTCGGTGCGACCACGGCTGCTGGTGGCGACGGCTTCGGCGGTTTGATTCTCGAGCCATAA
- a CDS encoding A24 family peptidase codes for MFLTLAIITTALLAIATTFDLRTREIPDWISLAIGVTAVVASLIGWLGMSIAWVSAGGIVGLAIAYGLFRFAKLGGGDGKLIIALGMLVGPVGILIVLFGMAIAGGVLSLIAMLRGQRDYAYVPAIAAGFVGYLGFVYFVV; via the coding sequence TTGTTTCTCACGCTCGCCATCATCACGACTGCCTTGCTTGCTATTGCAACGACATTCGATTTACGAACTCGCGAAATACCAGATTGGATTTCGTTAGCGATCGGAGTCACCGCCGTCGTTGCGTCACTGATAGGCTGGCTCGGGATGTCGATCGCTTGGGTGTCGGCCGGCGGAATCGTCGGACTTGCCATCGCCTATGGACTGTTTCGCTTTGCGAAGCTGGGTGGCGGTGATGGGAAGCTCATCATCGCGCTGGGGATGTTGGTCGGACCCGTTGGGATTTTGATTGTGTTGTTTGGAATGGCGATCGCCGGTGGCGTGCTTTCGTTGATCGCGATGCTTCGCGGTCAACGAGACTACGCCTACGTGCCCGCCATCGCGGCGGGATTCGTGGGTTATCTCGGTTTCGTTTATTTCGTCGTCTGA
- a CDS encoding TadE/TadG family type IV pilus assembly protein yields MMRTRHHQRAGQALVEFGLVALVLYMLVGAAITFGIWIYAAGQIQQAANVGARELSQTPLPFDETFEDALDQEVVRKRIYDDRWLVIDLTELEQEHPDYNFFTDVVPRMPLLNQQLAVLYIRDDVLDPRFETLENEEPGYRRLMRYPGALLERSQDTADDSGIEYPDYVADDYVVQIPLVVERKEGHNNGGGGERIRWVDVVEEIDDPDTNPDPFSLENTNEDRRGVVALRVHYPAQSSWLSSFQDRGRFVPNGGDPNIADDDAVETIDGTNLRGSLINRPLVFENSLGESVYAGTYGGKYGLGIHGAMTSPELTGSAIGIRPYRRVLVSHAIFRREVFLPSTETTP; encoded by the coding sequence ATGATGCGAACGCGCCACCATCAACGCGCCGGTCAAGCACTCGTCGAGTTTGGGCTCGTCGCGCTGGTGCTGTACATGCTGGTCGGTGCTGCGATCACGTTCGGAATCTGGATTTACGCAGCGGGGCAAATTCAACAAGCGGCCAATGTGGGCGCCCGAGAACTTTCGCAAACGCCGCTGCCCTTTGATGAGACGTTTGAGGATGCGCTCGATCAAGAGGTTGTCCGCAAGCGAATCTATGACGATCGCTGGTTGGTCATCGATTTGACTGAGCTGGAACAAGAGCACCCAGACTACAACTTCTTTACCGATGTTGTTCCACGAATGCCGTTGTTGAATCAGCAGTTGGCGGTGCTTTACATTCGCGACGATGTTCTCGATCCGCGTTTCGAGACACTCGAGAATGAAGAGCCTGGCTATCGACGATTGATGCGGTATCCAGGTGCGTTGCTGGAACGCTCTCAAGATACCGCGGATGATTCGGGAATCGAGTATCCCGATTATGTCGCGGACGATTACGTGGTTCAAATCCCTCTCGTCGTTGAGAGAAAAGAGGGTCACAACAACGGCGGCGGTGGCGAGCGGATCCGGTGGGTCGACGTTGTTGAGGAGATCGATGATCCAGACACGAATCCTGATCCCTTTTCGCTCGAAAACACAAACGAAGATAGGCGTGGCGTCGTTGCGTTGCGTGTCCACTACCCGGCCCAATCGAGTTGGTTGAGCAGTTTTCAGGATCGAGGAAGATTCGTGCCGAACGGGGGCGATCCCAACATCGCTGATGACGATGCGGTTGAAACAATCGACGGAACCAATCTTCGCGGAAGTTTGATCAACCGACCACTCGTGTTTGAGAACTCGCTTGGCGAGTCGGTCTACGCAGGAACTTACGGGGGTAAGTATGGGCTTGGCATTCATGGAGCGATGACCAGTCCCGAATTGACAGGCAGTGCCATCGGCATTCGTCCTTACCGACGTGTACTCGTGTCACATGCCATTTTTCGCAGGGAAGTGTTTTTACCCTCCACTGAAACGACTCCATAA
- a CDS encoding RcpC/CpaB family pilus assembly protein, protein MRKQKSSFGLFKIVLALLLVFVVLGVGLIASLWASGVPMERLAFWRVEESRPDSISLPMNWQTIQAYSKVTRNDLLDPRTGSIAGVEIPLTALGGMSATIVDGDGALVDKRVEAAQQTNDGIVLQLEDGTIVTDRQLVKLGGAFTQATDIIGRVVKSDKSSGFAFAELNFFERGTPAGLAGATPPGMRAMTLEAAQLAGVHRISMGEQIDLVANIPLQKLSRFEFSTGSQLPSADLVVDSGRSSRDQENETTARLVARQAIVLTPVVKRVSTETSASLSQGKRLLSVPVEEVVLAVAAEDVSAVTSALELGATVNVLVRSGRPESDESSTDVPDGRVAVPIPGQTLLAYQTIRPTSFEDPATAYVRTIQVPMETASQSSWITELSDLVGRIPRHDLPATVPIQEGDLMPVGTMAGLSGATPPGRVLFFLDTEGLIGGDAFEFGQHLDLVASRTEDEPRGGNRGGFANVTLTDAQRTRVEPIADDVIVVMPTRSPGNPTARKSKDSKDGETPKLIVAVRPDQVAQLEYAVAVGSNLRATVRSGGSPVDANEMVTDTPQRVTVMKFDPLSDAKRTDIFVGGSREAQLFGAGK, encoded by the coding sequence ATGCGAAAACAAAAATCATCCTTCGGACTATTCAAAATCGTGCTGGCGTTGCTGCTGGTCTTTGTGGTTCTCGGCGTTGGACTGATCGCTTCACTGTGGGCATCCGGAGTGCCCATGGAACGACTCGCGTTTTGGCGGGTCGAAGAGTCTCGCCCCGATTCCATCTCTCTGCCGATGAACTGGCAGACGATTCAAGCTTACAGCAAGGTCACTCGGAACGACTTGTTGGATCCCCGCACCGGTAGCATTGCTGGTGTCGAGATTCCGCTGACGGCGCTCGGTGGGATGAGTGCAACGATCGTGGATGGCGATGGAGCATTGGTCGACAAGCGAGTGGAAGCAGCACAGCAGACCAACGATGGCATTGTCTTACAATTAGAAGATGGGACCATCGTCACCGACCGCCAATTGGTCAAACTGGGTGGAGCGTTCACGCAAGCGACTGATATCATTGGACGGGTCGTCAAGAGCGATAAATCGTCCGGCTTTGCGTTTGCCGAGTTAAACTTTTTCGAGCGTGGGACGCCGGCAGGCTTGGCGGGTGCGACTCCGCCGGGCATGCGAGCGATGACGCTGGAAGCCGCGCAGCTTGCTGGCGTGCACCGCATCAGCATGGGCGAACAGATCGACTTGGTCGCCAACATCCCGCTGCAAAAACTCAGCCGCTTTGAGTTCTCGACCGGCAGTCAGTTGCCGAGCGCGGACTTGGTGGTCGATTCCGGTCGATCCAGTCGCGACCAAGAAAATGAGACGACCGCCAGACTCGTCGCTCGCCAAGCGATCGTGTTGACGCCGGTGGTCAAGCGAGTCAGTACGGAAACATCGGCTTCGCTATCACAGGGCAAGCGACTGTTAAGCGTGCCGGTTGAGGAAGTGGTATTGGCGGTTGCAGCGGAAGACGTCTCTGCGGTCACGTCTGCATTGGAACTTGGGGCAACAGTGAACGTTTTGGTTCGCAGCGGACGACCCGAGTCGGACGAATCGTCGACGGATGTTCCCGACGGTAGGGTTGCCGTTCCGATTCCGGGCCAGACCTTGTTGGCGTACCAAACCATTCGACCAACCAGCTTTGAAGATCCCGCGACGGCATACGTGCGAACGATTCAGGTACCCATGGAAACGGCGAGCCAGTCAAGCTGGATCACTGAGTTGTCGGATTTAGTTGGGCGAATTCCCCGTCACGATCTTCCGGCCACCGTACCGATCCAAGAAGGTGATTTGATGCCCGTGGGAACCATGGCTGGATTGTCCGGTGCAACCCCGCCTGGCAGGGTTTTGTTTTTCTTGGACACCGAGGGACTCATCGGAGGCGATGCGTTCGAGTTCGGTCAGCATTTGGATCTCGTGGCCAGTCGAACGGAAGATGAGCCGCGTGGAGGCAATCGAGGCGGCTTTGCCAACGTGACACTGACGGATGCCCAACGGACTCGCGTTGAGCCAATTGCGGACGACGTCATCGTCGTCATGCCGACTCGATCCCCCGGCAATCCGACGGCCAGAAAATCGAAAGACTCGAAGGATGGTGAGACGCCGAAGTTGATCGTTGCAGTTCGACCTGATCAGGTCGCCCAATTGGAGTACGCGGTCGCTGTGGGATCGAACTTACGGGCGACGGTCAGGTCGGGAGGTTCCCCGGTCGACGCCAATGAGATGGTGACCGACACACCGCAACGAGTGACCGTGATGAAGTTTGATCCGCTCTCGGATGCAAAGCGAACGGACATCTTCGTCGGTGGGTCGAGAGAAGCCCAGTTGTTTGGGGCGGGAAAATGA
- a CDS encoding pilus assembly protein TadG-related protein, whose translation MILVVMLLFALIAIAGLLIDIGMARLTQAHMQSVSDAAAIEGGWHLAIGAGADEMATRDAVVRRAAEMSESWGPHRIELEDGYDLNDDGKPESAQTINRDTLGDPVRPMLDPNVDNDIAGDIVLGEYVTGKVPDDLPGQPIGYDRSPAFEPSVDDPNSILVRLRRTGEEGIAGGTSAERLTYLWSRGSLLDFGLKGRGVAVRSESIAKILPVVAIGREFENPVGLPAANQLAFDYTEWEASSFADSFLVESLKQLEEYDSEFENGNPLSIGHRVTNAPDSALPDESQIYSVSARFKDSDGDIVEVVVGFVFANVVEEGDGFRVDILRFENADGDVNFTTDFDAAFPTLHYDTRARELASQVTSFWLTNLGERQVVRAPTLVRSQQIQGVTP comes from the coding sequence ATGATCTTGGTCGTGATGTTGTTGTTCGCGCTGATCGCGATCGCGGGGTTGCTGATCGATATCGGAATGGCTCGTCTGACTCAGGCTCACATGCAATCGGTTTCCGATGCCGCTGCGATCGAAGGTGGTTGGCATTTGGCGATCGGGGCTGGGGCTGATGAGATGGCGACACGTGATGCCGTCGTTCGTCGCGCGGCCGAGATGTCCGAGAGTTGGGGCCCGCATCGCATCGAGCTCGAAGACGGTTACGATCTCAATGATGATGGCAAACCGGAGAGTGCCCAAACGATCAACCGCGACACGCTCGGCGATCCCGTTCGCCCGATGCTGGATCCCAATGTCGACAACGACATCGCGGGCGACATCGTGCTCGGTGAGTATGTGACTGGCAAGGTGCCTGACGATTTACCCGGCCAGCCCATTGGATACGACCGCAGTCCGGCGTTCGAACCAAGCGTTGATGATCCGAATTCGATTTTGGTTCGCCTTCGTCGAACCGGTGAGGAAGGAATCGCTGGTGGCACTTCGGCTGAGAGACTGACGTACCTGTGGAGTCGCGGTTCGCTACTCGACTTTGGATTGAAAGGTCGGGGTGTCGCCGTTCGTAGTGAGTCGATCGCGAAGATTTTACCAGTGGTGGCAATCGGCCGAGAGTTTGAGAATCCAGTTGGATTGCCAGCAGCAAACCAACTGGCCTTCGACTACACGGAGTGGGAGGCTTCGAGTTTTGCGGATTCTTTCCTAGTGGAATCGTTGAAGCAGCTTGAAGAATACGATTCAGAATTTGAAAATGGCAATCCGCTGTCGATCGGTCACCGAGTCACCAACGCGCCTGATTCGGCGTTGCCAGACGAATCGCAGATCTACTCAGTTAGTGCAAGATTTAAAGATAGTGATGGCGACATTGTCGAGGTCGTCGTCGGGTTCGTCTTTGCGAATGTTGTAGAAGAAGGGGACGGATTTCGAGTTGACATTTTGCGTTTTGAAAACGCTGACGGTGACGTCAATTTCACGACTGACTTCGATGCCGCTTTTCCGACGTTGCATTATGACACTCGAGCTCGTGAGCTCGCATCACAGGTGACCAGCTTTTGGTTGACGAATCTAGGGGAAAGGCAGGTGGTTCGTGCCCCAACGCTTGTCCGCAGCCAACAGATCCAAGGAGTTACCCCATGA